The DNA region CACCGTATCCGAACTGCTGCTCCAGGCGCATGCCGATGAAGAGGAGGCTGATCATGTTGGCCACCAGGTGCACGACACCGGCGTGCAGCCACATGCTGGAAAGGAGGCGCCAGCCCTGGTGCTCGTGCACCACCTTCTGCCAAACAAGGGCCCCAAGCTTGGTGAGCCTGCATGCAAAACGGAAACGGCAAGTCAGTCATCTCCGGCCCCCCATGCATCCGATTTCATCACCACATTCTCATCATGTTGCCAGGTTACAGAGCCCAAATGCATGCATGGAACTGTTGTGATTTATGTGACCCACCGCAAACTGATCCAGCGCTAGGTTCGTGCTCCACTAGCTGTTCGTGTTACACTGAACAAATATGAttgagctgactgatgtgccCTACTTATACTTTTCTAATAAGTGATCTAGTCATGTTGGGTATAAATTAAATCATTTGATTGGGTTCTGGATCTGAACTAGCTGCAGTGGGAATAATAGTTCAGGAAGGAAGTATACAACTATGTATACAAGTATATATCCAGATATATTATTCGACAAAAGATGAAGCAGAAAAACTAGTGAAAATTGCATGTAAAACTAGAGATACCACGCAGGTCATCTCATCTGTACTAAGTAATTGCGGCTACTGGTTTGGAAAGCTCCTGTGATGAGAAAGGAAAACAGGTTGTAAATTAGAAAGGCATAATAATCTGCGGTGATAGAGCTCTGAGATACTAGTGCTAAGAACTTTGCAGGCAAGCAAAGGTAGCGACCAGTGGGTTCTGTTCTGTTCTGTTCTGTTCTGCTCTGCTGCGTGGACAGATAGATCCATGCATGTCCCCGCTCATAACTAGCTAATAACAGTCCCAGATGATGGACTTCTTATGCATcgacaggaggaagaagaagctaaGAGCAGCAGGCAGCAAATATAATGTATGTAGTACTCACGTGGCGGAGGATGGTCCGAGGAGCGGGTTCTGGCGCAGCGGCTGGAAGGCGAACCGGCCGAGGAAGCGTCCGATGCACTTGCCATCTCGCGCGGTGGTGTGGGCGGGGCAGTTGTTGGCGTACATGGTGATGACGAAGACGGTGATGTTGGCGACGAAGAAGACGGGCACGATCCACGGCACCCACTCCCGCTCCCCCTCGTGCTGCGGGTACAGCGGCGACGGCACCTTGCCGGCCTCCTTCTTCACGCCGCCCTTCTCCACATCCCCGCGCGTCGCCATTGCTGCCTGCCTGCTAGCTACTGATCGTCGAGAGACTAGACCGTGTGATTGGATGGAGAAGCGGAGGGAGCTCTCAGcaatggagagagagagagagagaagagagagagagagagagagagagagaggtggtgGGGGTGGTGGAGTGATCgagcgaggaggaagaggacggCGAGAGGAGAGGCGCGGCAGGGAATAAATAAACGCGCGGGCCGgacggcggaggcgcgggcgcgGTGGTTTCTTTGAAGTTTGTTTGATGAGGGCCCGGCCGGGTGGAAAACCGTGTGCAAACCGTGTGGAAAAAAAGGAAACGCTGCTGCTGACCTCTCTTTTTTCACTCTCAAGCCAACAGCTTCCGGCCTCGGTTGATTGTAATATTGTTGGTGAAGATTTTGTACATCCGATGGATCGATGTGCTACGCCGTGCTGTTGGATCTGTCACTCGCTCGCAGCGAATAAAACTGGGAGGCCTGCGAGTGAGTTGAGTCCCGGCCGGCCCAATCAAATCAGTCATGAGAGgattcttttctttttgtttaATATTCGccggagaggaagaggaagaatcATGCTGAGAAGGTGGCTTGCCGGAGCAAGCTAGGCATTTGTTTAATGGCTCGCATCAGCGGCGATGGATGTGATTAGATCTGGAGCTAGCTAATAATGATGGGACGCTATCACGCTGGTACTAGCAGCAAACGATTGTTTCGGCAACTTGGGCTCTTTTTGGGTTGCGGCGAGACTGTAACTTGGTTGCCAGGCACCGACAGGCAGACATGAAGCATGCATCCGATGCCTTCCTTCATGGAACTTGTGCCAAATAAAAACAGCTGGTGCCGGTCTCGTAATTTCAGTCAGCGACGAGAGACAGGACCGGAGCAACCAACCAAACGGAAAGAGACGTGCGGTTTCTGGGCGCAGAGGAAGGAAGGAAGCCGTGGCGAAAGCGACCGGAGTCTGGAGCTCCTGGCGGGCCGGATCCGGATGGACGAGCTGCTCTACCTCTAGCTAGCTGGGGCCTTAGGGTCTTCTACTTCAGGTCCTCTTTTCTTTGGTACATCTTCGCCTGCCTCCGGCTCCGCCACTGCTGAAGACGAGTTGCAATCATCACCATCATCGAGATAAAGATGGAAACCAATCAGGAGATTGGGCACGGTTTCTGGTGTGTGAGTTGGCAGGAACAGCAAGGTATGCTAGCTGCCGAGTATCTGTATGGAACAGCTAGCTCGTCGGGGTGGCGTGCCGGATTTCATTTGGTCGATGCGGACGCGCCGTTTCGGCGTGTCGGTTTGGGCAGAGACGGTGGTGCGGTGGGTGTTGGCTGCGTTGCCGATTTGGTTggtgggcgccgccgccgagctggTTCTGCTTGTTTGCGGCGGCCGCCCTGcccgccggccatgtgctgcgaATGATCCTCCCAGTTCGGCGGGCTCCATCGCCGTGGTATGATGTAGTGGCCATCTTGCGGGGGCTTAATTAATTTGGCTAAAGCCTACTGGCTGGACGAGCTGTGTGCCAGGCGACCCTGTTTCAATGCCGAGATTCTGCCACGTATGCAATAATTGAGGCCTAAACATATTAGTGGAATACTAAGAACTTTGGTTATTTCTCTCCCGTGCGATTCCAATCACCCGGCTTCTTTAACGTTAATCAGGAACCATAATAAGCAGGGTTACATGTGCGGGTGTTAGAGCATCCAACAGATTACCTATCCCTCTTCTCAATACGGAAAAATTAATATTTTGATGATTGGAGCCGGTCCAACAGATTACTACTAATCCAACCCCCTATTACCTAAAAGTTTAGTTTTTGTAATTATCAAAATACACCTCTCTCTCACCTAAATGAAGAAGGGGATTCATCTCTCTGCTCTATTCTTGGTAATTGGATTTTGATAGTCTGCTGCAGCAACTCAAGTAGTTATTAGTATATTTTAAAGTTTTTGGTAATCACCAAAATCCACCGCTCTCTGCACCTCTCTCTCACCTAAATAAAGAAGAGGATTCATCTCTCTACCTTATTCTTGGTGATTGGATTTTGATATTCTACATCAACTAAAGTAGTTATTAGTAATGAATGAAGAGTATACTTTGGATACGAGGTACGAGTAATTCGTTGGAGTTCTCTTAAAAACCTACCTTTCGAGCTAGTACGCAACAACATACGGAGTAGCTAGGTAAGTCAGAAATGTTGACCGCTCGAACTAGTGAAAtgtttctttcaaaaaaaaaggagagtCAAATGCCTATTGGGCACTATGTAATAAGGTCCTAGTTTGAAAGACGGCCCACGAAGGCCGAAAAACTTATGGGCTCGGCAGTTGTCCATGTCGAAATAACGGACACCGAGACACCGACATGACGACATCACGCGTTTCCCCAACTGCCTAGTATTCGGCTCTGAAGTGTCGGCCGAAGGCCCATTACGAATATCGTCCCAACGGCCCCAGCGCTTGTCAGGCTGGCCAGACCGGTCTCTTTCGCAGCGGCCTCCCTCCCTTGGCTGGCCATTTCTGTTCCGAATGATGTGGGCCTCATTGATGTAGTTGTTTCAAATTAACGTTTTAACTTTTCTACAtgcataaattttatttaaatatatattatatctaaatGCAAAGTAAAATCTAAAATCTATGcattaaaaaaaatcaaaacgactaataatttagaaCGGAGGAAGTAATTAGTCAAGTCATTCTAATTTTATGCTGAATAAAACTATTCTAAATTTGATAAAGTTTATAGATAAAAGTAATAATATTTATGTTATCAAATATGGAGTTCTATATTCTGTAGGTAATAATGGAGAAAATTCCGGTTTTCCTTCTTTCAAAACATATCTATACTATCTGATATCTTCCCTTTGAACATGAGAATTCTAAACATATACTTTGCAGGCACTGCGACCTTGCATCTGCTATATAGGAGTATATCATCTTCATGGTCATTACCATCGCTAATCAGCGACAACCAACGAACTGGCCTTACAATAAATGAAACTAATGCACCACGACGCTACTTAGTATACTGGAGTAGGTTTTATAATTAGCACCCGTCGATCCATGGCATGTGTTGTTCCGAaactgctgctgcctgctgcgtCTGCACATCATCAGCCGAAGAGGGTCCTGAGGACGGTGTCTCCCAGTCCGGGCACCGACGACAGGAAGTGGCCGGTGCCGGGGAGCTCATGGTAGTTGACCCAGCTGAGGCGGCTGGCCAGGTGCCGCTGCAGCACCACGGGGACGAGCCCGTCCTCGTCGCCCTGCCACAGGTGCACGGGGCACGCCGGCTCCGGCAGGCTCATCGGGTCGAACTCCCACTTGCCGAACATGACCATCATGTCCCGGTAGTAGGACTCGTGGATGCCCTGCTGCGTCGCCTGCTCCATCTTCTGCTGGAACGTCCCGTCCGCCTTCATCTTGCTCCGGATCTCCGCGTCGCGCTTGTTGGGGAGCGGGGTCGTGCCGGCCACCACCGTCGACGTGGGCAGCCAGCTCTGCTCCATCCACCAGTGGAGGATGCCCGGGGCGTGGTGCGACACGCGCAGCGCCCACTGGTCGCCAACCTCCTGCTTCGCGTACACCTCCGCGGCCAGGTCCGCAGGGAACCCCGGCCACCAGTAGTTCACCACCGGAGCCATCATCGCAGCGCCAGCGATCCTGCACGCATACACATCATTTCATTTGTAAGAGGGTTCTCTCTCTGTTAGAGTGTTGGCACTATTCTCTACGCGATCCTGCTGCTTAGCTTTACCTGTTGGGGATGTACTTGAGGGCGCCCCAGACGGCATGGCAGCCGAGGGAGATGCCGATCAGGTAGAACTTGGGGCCGAGCCCCAGAGCGTCGGCGAGCTCCTCCACGTCCAGCGCCGCGCTCTTCACGGAGCGGTTGGGGTTGGGGTCGCTCTGCCCGTACCCGGCGCGATCAAACCCCACCATGTACACGCCCAGCTCTTCGGCCACTTCCTGAAAGTTTTCACCGTAGAATTGAGAGCGTGTTGAATATCACGGTACATCACATTGACGCAGCAACACAAAGAACTTTCAAGGGTACCACTGTTCAACTATGATATGGTCAAGGTCAAAAGGAGATTTTTTTGCCCCCTTCATTGTCAGTTTGACAGGTATGCGTTCTGGTCATCTTCAGATGGTTAGGTTCGTTTGGACCTAGCTTTCCCTCTGATTAAAAGTCTCTGCTTTAGCTAGAATTGCAATTCATTTCGACCGACATAATTTTTAATTGGTAGCGACTTTCCAGCTGCTCAAGCGGATGCAGAGGAAGGATGCCATGAAACAAATCAACAATTGTGCTACATCTGAATATCTGATACAGTATACACTGCTAAAAGCCAATGTGCTGGAAATGAGTTGTCAGCAGCTGAGAGGAGGAGGAAATTGCATCCCCCCCGATCGAGAACGAAGTCCCCTACAGCGAGAATGATACTGCAACCTATCCATGACGCGTTCGTGTAATCGTACAAACTGCATAATCACACAATGCAGCTAATTTGCCCAACGCACTGGCCAAGAACAATTGAACAAGAATTGGGGGAGAAAAAGATCCGTAAAAGCTTCGAGCTTTTCAGTGGAGATTCCACATTCCCACGCGCGTGAAAAGAAAAGAGTAATCAATCCAAGCCACGAAAGGCGCCGACAAATCGCAACTGGGAACGGCGAGAGGTCGGCGTACTAACCGGCGCGGCGCGGACGGTGTCGAGTCGGGAGCCGGTAAACCCGTGGGAGATGACGACCTTGAACCGCGCGTCCTCCTTGCGCGCCCCGGACTCCGCGTAGGCCAGGTGGCGGCCGTCCCTGAGGCGCACCCTGGGCGCCGTCACCGGCGGGCCCCCCGGCGTCCCGCACGCCCTGggcggcggcacggccgggcggaTCCACCTGCCCAGCGCGCCCACGACGGAGCCCATGGGGAGCCCGGGCTGCCTCTTCCCGGCGCAGCCCAGCACGGGCGCCTTGGCCAGCAGCTCCATTGcggcgcggctgcggcggcgggcgcccGAGTCGGAACTGCCGAAAGAGACGAGAGGGGATGGAAGGCTCGGAAACGGGGCGGTGTCTCTGGTCTGGCTCGCTGGCCTTCTTCGCTGGCAGCGATTGCTCCTGCTAATTACTTCGGGCGgcgtttttttttgaaataaaaatTCGAGCGGCGTTCCCGGGCGCGAAACGTGACGTCTGACGATCGGGCCTCGGTTGCCGTGGCGCGCCTGCCATTTCCTCTTTCTCCACGGAGCTGGACAGCTTGCAGATCATCTAGAACACGAGGCCGGATCGACCGATGAGCGGTAGCCGGTTGGTAGTTGGCCACCATTGTGGAGGGCCAAACTAAACCGAGACACGGTTGAGACTTGAGACCGGTTAAGCTACTACTCTAGTTCGGTCGAGCTTGCATGTGGACAAACAGTGATCGAATAATGGCGAGAAGCAATCAGCAAGGGGTACGACAGTTGTTGGGTGTGTAGGGTTAGACACGGACGTCTCGACTAAGCAGAGATAAGAGGTGTACTAGAGAAGATGTGGTTTTCAGGCCTGATTGGGTGAGCTAACGTACCTTACTTTGGTCGAAAATGGCGTGCATTTAGGGCAAAGGTTGGGTTGGAATCCTTCTTATGAGTTCTGAACCTTTTCTATGAGAAAATTGGCTTGGTGACTTTGAAATAACTAAAGGGCGCGCCATGAAAACTTGGTGCTGTCAGAGCACCCATATTCAGCTCAGCACTGGGGGCCCGTTTAGATTGCAAGTTTTTATAACTTTTGGAACTTTTTGATACTGTAgtactttcgtttgtatttgacaaattttatctaattatggactaactaggcttaaaagattcgtctcgtgatgtacaattaaaccgtgcaattagttatttttttttacatacatttactgctccatgcatgtatcCCAAAAttatgtgatggagagagagtgtaaaaatttagAATTTGGAAGCGCCTGGATTAGATAATCCACTGTAGCAAAAAATTTTCAGACTGTGATCTGACATAGAGCAGGTGCCCACATGAACATTAAGTGGATGATCCAtgccttttttttttgtcaCTGCTTGATTTAGAGTAAGGGGAAAGAAGTAGACTCGACGCTTATATAGGAGTAGAAGGGAAAAGAGGAGAAGATTCCGCAGGATCTGGCTGCTTTCCGAAAGGCAAAGGACAAAGCTAGCTAGACGACAGTTTTGGCAATCTTCCTAGCTTCTAGAGGCGCAGGCTCCAAAATTGCCATTTGTCCATTGCTCACTCAAGATAGCAACATGTACCGAGCAAAATGCGCTTGCATGCATCTATCTTTAATTTTAATTTGCAAGATGGATGGATTGGATGGTGTCAGCAGTCGATGCGTGCGCGCATCTTCTTGTGCTGCTGCGTGCGACCCCGTTCTAGAAGACTAGAACCTGCTGTCTCCCACACCACAAGGCCGTGGAAAACTAGGGTGAAAGCAAAGGGAACAGATTATTCCATCCCAGCCCTTGCGAACAAGAGGATCCTATGACTTGGGACGCGAAGCACGCAGCTGGTACAATATAAAATCCGAAAAGAAAAATAACTTGGAAgagtttcttttttctttcgGTTGTTCCATCATGTTCCAAGCTAACGGCAACTTGACCGGCCAACCATCAACGTCTTGGAGAAAGCTTGGCAGGTTCATACAAGAAGCTAGCTATCTATCAGGAAGTGGGGCAGATAATTCGGCAGGCCAGAGAAAATGGTGCTTGACCTAACCAACGAATCCCTTGCTTGCAAGGGCCCAAGTCCATGTCTGAGCTAGCTGTGCCTGTGCGGCACCAGCTCATGCCCGACTTGACCTTTCCCTCCTTTGAGCTTCCTCTCCAAGGACGGGACGGGACGGGGCACCGACAGTCCCTCCGTCCACCTCTCCTCTCGCCCGAGAATACGGCTCGCTTAAGCAACCTAGTTAATAACCGCACTAGTACTAACTATGTGTATTTACTGGAGTACAGTAATTTTGTTTTGCAATTCTAATTTGTTCACTTATTAAGCAACTGATGATGATTTACAGTCCTAGTGGCCTAGCAGTAAGTAAGTAAGTCGCGTGATCAGAATGGAATCGGTGGACGGACGATACCTGTGATGGTCTGACGCTGTCCTCGCGTGAGCCGGTGAAGCCGTGGGAGAAGACGACCTTGAAGCGCGCCTTGTCCTTGGGCACGCCGCTCTCGCAGTAGGCGAGGTGTCTGCCGTCGCGGAGGCGGAGCCTGGGCGCCGTCACGGGCGGGCCGCCCTCGGTGCCGCACACCCTGGGCGCCGGCGGCTGCGGCTGGATGGTGCGGGAGAGCCAGCCCGCGAGGGAGCCCAGCAtggccgcggccggcgccggggTCACCGCGTCGGCGGCGCCCTTGGCGACGCCCTCCTCGTCCCACACCTGCGGCATCGACGTCACCCACATGCTTGCTTGCCGAGCTGCTGGCCTGGCCTAACGGATGAGTTCCTTTGCTTGGACGGGAGGTGTGGCTGCCTGCCTCGGCTGGTGTGGCGGTGGGGAGGAAGAGACCGAGCCGTGGTGGTGACGGTCTCTGCCGGGCCTCCCGCCGTGTGGCCGCTGCTTATATACAGGGAGAGGGAGTCTGGTGCTGGAGGCGCGCCGGGTCGGGGTCAGAGGTTGGTGGGTGGGCCACCACCCGCGCGACTTACCAACTCCCGTGGTCCGAGCACGAGCTCTCCTCGACCAGTAACTGCAACCCAAGACTTGATCTCTGGCTGCTCTGCGTTTTGCTGTTTGACTCGTCGCCGGCGCCCGGCGGGCGGCAGGAAGATATTGGCCGGCTCGGCTGGCCTCCGATGTAAAGCCGCCGCCGCGGATTTttcatattcttcttcttcttcttcttcttctttattTCTTTGTTCCGCCGATAAAATTGGGTGAACCACACCACACAGTGCGCGCGGGAGGACCAGCTGCCCACCAGGAAAGGTTGCCGGAAAGGTTGGTCTTCCTGGTGGCATGGTGCGGCGGCCCTGCGGTGATCATGGCATACATGTGGATCTCTTCCTATCTGCACGAGCAGTCAGATATGCGTCCGCGAGCGGGGCCGCGCGCAAGCCAGCGAGACAGGCGCCGCCCAACTTGCATTTTCTGGTCAGGAATCATGGCATTGGGTGGATAGATCGCACTAGATGCCTGACGACGTAGGATGCACGAACGAGCTAGTCACTGAATGGCGTGCGTACCACATACAGGATGTGGCTGCTGGCTGGGCTGTGGGTTGGGCATGGTGGAGGACGCATCGTCGTCGGTCGGTccaatacacacacacacagcaCATGAATCACGCGATCCTCGTGCTCCTGTTCTTTAGCCTCTCAAGCAGCTAGCTGTGTGGATCAGGCCCAGGAACACATCACATCGCGCTATCGCTAATTTGCTGGTACGTCCGGCTGCGCCGAGCTGCCTTCTTCAGTTATTCCTGCAGACTACGTGCATACACGAACTGACACTGCTGGATTCACGGTCTCTTTCGACCATTCTTTCAAACAATACTTTCAATTGGTGCGTTTTTAAAAGAAAAACAATGCACTCATCAAATTGGGAGCAAATTTGACAGTTCACTAGTCTAAGGCATTTGGTTGTAATTAATTCCCATCCTTTGAAATAGCGCACAACATTTCTTATACCTCGTGTGCTGTGCAGTGCGTGACCCCTATTTATTCCATTGTTAGAATCAAACCCTCCAAATGCTAGGGGGGGGGGCTCCCTCTAAATTTAGGGGCTTGTAAATTTGCTTCTAACTTCAGCAATAGTCTTTAATTCTAACTTATAATAAAAGGCTCCTCAGAGATCCCTTAAGAATAAAAAGTGGAGTAGTGAATTTGGAGGCCTATTCAAAATAGAGGGAGGGTACGCTGCAGtgtatttttttttatttcattCTCTGAACCAGCTAGCTGCGGATCAGGACTGGGAACAGTATGTCCGACAGATCACGCATCACACTCGCTCATTCATATACGAAACCATAATTCATTGGTAGGTCCAGCCGGCTGCGCCTAGCTTTCTTCAATCATTTCTGCACAGTACGCGACTTAATTATCCTCTTTTCTTTTTAACAGTATTTTTTGTGGGTTCATTTCAGTCACTGCCACACTCAACAGTTTGAGAGCAGATTTGGCTGCTCACTAGCCTAGGCATTGGTTACTTGACACGCTTTTAGCGCATCACACATCTTCCTGTACCCACAGGCCACAGCCCCTATACATGATTAGTATCAATCAATCAAACGAACCCCCCCAATCTGTGGATGCTTTACAAAGGCTAATAAAAAAAAGGTGATGGCTGCATCCATATGATTGAGGGCCTTGCCTCTGCTTTATCCCTTTTGCTTTCACCCATCGCAGCGTGTGGTGTGCCACACCCTGGTGTCACTGCTTGTTGACACGGCAAATATAGCGCTGAAACGTGTTTGGTCAATTGAATAAGAAATGGGGAAGGAGATAGACGACTACGTCCTAGCTCATTGTTGATATTTTTTTGGGGAGGCAGGTGGGCACATTGTTGCTTTCATATGAGCTGAATGAGCCATGCCTTCAACCTGTGCTTGGACTGGAGGAGGATATATCAATTATCAGGCAGATAAACAATTATTTCTTAGTCGGTTTTGTGGTGAAAGCGAGCTGAGAGGAGCCGCTGAATGTTCTCACACGTTCATATTTGCAGGTCAAGCAAAAGAGGGAAGCCATGTGCACATGAGCAACTCTATATATACAGGCGTGGTCAAATGACATCTGGTAAAATGCCAATGGAGagaaagcaaaggttgacaacttTGCTCTTCACCAAATACATGAATATGAATGCGTATCCTTCAGGGGTTCCAAGTCAAAACTTGGCCTAATTGCTTGTTTATATGATCAGCAAATACCGTTGAAGAGGTGGACTGAACTGTGTACAGAAACCCTAGCTTTCTCGGCTTGTTTATTTGTGAGCAGGAAAGCATTTCTATCACATCCCGAGCAGGTGAACGCCATTTTCATATATAGACCAACTAAAGAAAAGGAGCCATTTCGTTGAAGAAGGCAGTCATAGGGCAAATCTAAAGGAGCAATTGCTTTCTGACATTGCGTGGCTATAGACTTACACTCCTTAATTTCGTCCATCAATCTAAGGCCTATTACTAATCATCTCTTGTTTCTATTATTGTAAATCGATACAAAACACCATATTAGATTGCGTGGCTTCCGTAGATTTATAGATTTTGTTATGCATCTAGACATACATTATATCTAGGTACACAACAAATACTATGATTTGAAAAAAAGCCAGAACGGCCTACATTTCAGAACGGAACGGAGGGAGCAAGGGATAGAATCATAAGTCACGTCAGAATTTCAGTTCTCCAAAAATACACAACGTTGCAAATTTACAGATACAAGTGtatctcatttgagctttgagCATTAAGGAAAAAAAACAATCAGTGGGCGCTGCTCGGCAGAATCACTATACTTAGCTATGGTTAAGCTAGTTAGGTTATATCGTATTATGAAACAATTACAGATGCCAAAATTGCTCCAATTTATTCACTGAAACGACAGTGGACCCATGATCTGAAAAACAGCCACCTCTCCCAAATCAAACCTCAATACAATGCACACAAACCGGGTATCCTTTGCCCCCACCATGAAGTTACAAAACCCAAAAGGAGTTGTGCTTCTTTAATTCCATGTGCACAAAAATCAGGAACTACTCTTGAGACTCACCTCTAGATTTTGCCCTGTTCTCGAGATCTCTGATACGGTAAATGAGCACAGAGCTAGATTGCTTGCGCTCCTTG from Panicum hallii strain FIL2 chromosome 9, PHallii_v3.1, whole genome shotgun sequence includes:
- the LOC112876029 gene encoding uncharacterized protein LOC112876029 isoform X1 gives rise to the protein MWVTSMPQVWDEEGVAKGAADAVTPAPAAAMLGSLAGWLSRTIQPQPPAPRVCGTEGGPPVTAPRLRLRDGRHLAYCESGVPKDKARFKVVFSHGFTGSREDSVRPSQEVAEELGVYMVGFDRAGYGQSDPNPNRSVKSAALDVEELADALGLGPKFYLIGISLGCHAVWGALKYIPNRIAGAAMMAPVVNYWWPGFPADLAAEVYAKQEVGDQWALRVSHHAPGILHWWMEQSWLPTSTVVAGTTPLPNKRDAEIRSKMKADGTFQQKMEQATQQGIHESYYRDMMVMFGKWEFDPMSLPEPACPVHLWQGDEDGLVPVVLQRHLASRLSWVNYHELPGTGHFLSSVPGLGDTVLRTLFG
- the LOC112876029 gene encoding uncharacterized protein LOC112876029 isoform X2 — protein: MELLAKAPVLGCAGKRQPGLPMGSVVGALGRWIRPAVPPPRACGTPGGPPVTAPRVRLRDGRHLAYAESGARKEDARFKVVISHGFTGSRLDTVRAAPEVAEELGVYMVGFDRAGYGQSDPNPNRSVKSAALDVEELADALGLGPKFYLIGISLGCHAVWGALKYIPNRIAGAAMMAPVVNYWWPGFPADLAAEVYAKQEVGDQWALRVSHHAPGILHWWMEQSWLPTSTVVAGTTPLPNKRDAEIRSKMKADGTFQQKMEQATQQGIHESYYRDMMVMFGKWEFDPMSLPEPACPVHLWQGDEDGLVPVVLQRHLASRLSWVNYHELPGTGHFLSSVPGLGDTVLRTLFG